A stretch of DNA from Candidatus Polarisedimenticolia bacterium:
GCTCGGACGGCCGCTCGCTCTACGTCGTCTCCCGGGACGCCCCCGGCAGCCGGATCGACCGCCTCGACCTGGCGACCGGGAAGCGGACGCCGATCAAGACCCTGATGCCGGCGGACCGGGCGGGACTGATCGACCTGTCGTTCGTCAACCTGTCCGACGACGCCCGCTCGTATGTCTACAGCTACCGGCGGGTCCTCTCGACCCTTTACCTGGTCGACGGCTTGCGCTGACGCTCAGCGGGCGAACAGGTTCTTCAGGACGAACAGGACGTTGGCGGGACGCTCGGCCAGGCGCCGCATGTACCAGGGGAACCAGGCGTCGCCGTAGCTGATCAGGACCCGGAACGCGTGGCCCTGCGCCGCCAGGCGCTCCTGCTCCTCCCGCCGGATGCCGTACAGCATCTGGAACTCCACCTCGCACGGTTTCAGGCCGGCCCCCCGTGCCGCCTCCTGGATGCTCCGAATCATCGCCGAGTCGTGCGTGCCGAAGATGACCCGCACCCCCGCCCGGCGCGCTTCCTTTTCCAGAAGCCTTCGGGCCAGGACCAGGTAGTTGGCGTCCACGTCCGTCTTCCTGGGAAACGCCTTGTCGGGCGGCTCGCGGTACGCCCCCTTGACCAGCCGCAGTCCCCCGCCCAGGGGGATGAGACCGTCCAGGTCGCGCGCCGTCCGGTGCAGGTACGCCTGCACGCAGACCCCCACGTTCGGGAATCGCGCTTTCGCGCGGCGATAGATGTCGAGCGTCGCGTCGGTGTAAGCGGTCGACTCCATGTCGATCCAGATCCAGGTGCCGTCCGCTCGCGCCCGCTCGAGGAGCGACGACAGCCCCGCCTCGCAGGCGGCGGGGTCGAGATCGAGCCCCAGCTGCGTGAGCTTGACGGAAACCTCCGCATCGAGGCCCATCTCCTTGTTGCGGGCCAGGACATCGAGATAGTGGCGCGTGACCTGCTGCGCCTCTCCGAGCGCCGCCACGTTCTCGCCGAGGTAGGTGAGGACGCTCCCCATCCCCTTCTCTCGCAGCCGACGCGCCGCCGCCAGAGCCGCGGCGAGATCTTCACCCGGCATGAAGCGCGCCACCGCCCGCTTCACGAAGCCGTACCGGACGGCGCGCTCGCGCAGCCAGCGGCTCTGCGAGCCGGCGAGGAATGCGCTTCGGATCAGACCCATGGATTCAGCCTCCTCGAATCGCCGCGATGATACGCAAACCGGTCCGTCAGTGTCCATCATCGGTGCGCCGGCGCGCTCCCGCCGTCAGAAATCCGTCGTCCTCGCCGGCCGGCGCGCCGCCGAGCCTTCGCCCGGGCCCGTGTCGTCGGCGTAACTCGCAAATCTTCCGGCGCGCGCGTGCCGACTCACGATCCGACATCTATATTTTCACGAGGCTGCGAGCTTCGAATCGGGAGCGGCCGGCGCGTTCGGAGACCGGACTCAGGGAGACCACATAATGATGATACGGCGGTGGGGAGGGATCGGGGCCATTCTGATCGGCTGTGCGCTGGCCGGCGCGTGCGTCACCACGGGCACCAGCTATCACGAGACCGTCTCGATGGGGACCACGGCCCCCATCGCCCGTCCAGGCGGATGGGACCAGCCGTTCTACAACGATCTGGCGCCGCACGGCAGGTGGGTCTTCGTCACGGGCCCCGGGTGGGTGTGGTCGCCGGACAACGTCCAGGTCGGCTGGCGCCCGTACCAGGTCGGTCATTGGGTGTACACCGACTACGGCTGGACCTGGGCCTCCGACGAGGAGTGGGGCTGGGCGGTCTATCACTACGGCCGCTGGCACCTCGACAACTCGTTCGGCTGGGTCTGGGTCCCGGGGACCGAATGGGGCCCCGCCTGGGTCGCCTGGCATGAAGGCGGCGGCTACGTCGGCTGGGCGCCGCTCCCGTGGCAGGTCACCGTGCGCGCCGGCGTCGGCCTCGACTGGGGCGGCGTCAGCGTCTCCATCTCGCCGTCCTGGTGGTGCTTCGCCAGCACGCGCTACCTGGTCGATCCCGGGCTGCGGACCCGCATCGTCCCGGTCGAGCGCAACACGGCGCTCATCCGCGTCACCCAGAACGTCACGAACTACACCTACATCGACAGCCGTGTCATCAACCAGGGCGTGCGGGTCGAAAAGGTCGGCCGCGCCGTCGGACACACCATTCCCCGCTACCGCGTGGCGCAGGACGACGCGCCCGAGGTGTCGCGCGGCGGCAAGGTGCGCGGGCAGGACTTCGTCGTCTACCGGGCCGACCCGGTTCGCGGCCGGAACTCCCGCGGACGGGGCCCGGATGGCAGGGACCAGGACGACCGGAGCGGTCGCGGCCGGGTGACGGAAGAGCGCGACCCGCGCGGCCAGGATGAGCGCGAGGTGCGCGGGCGCGATCAGAATCCGGGAGACGACGCGCCGCAGGAGCGGGATGCACGTGACGAGGATTGGCGCAACCGGGGACCGAAGGATCGCGTCGCCCCGCCGGGCCGCGACGACCGCGATCGGGCTCGCGACGACCGCCCGGGGCGGCCGACGACCGAAGCCGACACGCAGGAGAGTCAGCCCGAGGACACGCAGGCCCCGCCCGACAACACCCCACCGGCGACCAACCGCGGTCAGGAGCGGAAGGACCAGGGTCGCGATTCACATCCCAGCCGCGGCCGCAGGCTCATGGACGATCTGATGGGGAAACAGCCCCCCGCCCGCTCTCCGCAGAGATCCTCGCCGGCGCAATCCGGCGGATCGAGCGCGGGGCCGAGCGAGCCGGACAGCCCCTCCGACCCGGGCAATCGCCCGGGTACGACGACCCCGCCGGCGAAGTCCGATCCGGTGAAGACGCAGCCCGCGCAGGAGAGCGCGCGGGACAAGGCGAAGCCTGGCGGGGACACGGGGAAGGGCCGGAAGCCGAAGCAGGACGCGCCGAAGTCCGACAAGGCGGGCGACGCCAAGCCGGACGACGACAAGCCGAAAGAGAACAGGCAGGACCGCAAGTACTAGCGCCCGTCGGGCGGCGTCCCTGGCCCTGCCGCGGGACGCCGCCCGACGGAGCGATCCCTTCCTACCACACCTCGCAGAGCGTGCCGGCCGGGCGGACCATCGAGGCGCCGTCCTTGCAGCTGAAGGCGTCGTAGAACGCCGTCAGGTTCGACAGCGGTCCGATGACCCGGTACTTGGCGACCGGATGCGGGTCGCTCTGCACCATCAGGCGCTGCGTCTCGGGGCGGATGGCGTCGCCGCGGAACTGGCCCCAGGCCACGAAGAACTGCTGCTCGGGGGTGAAGCCGTCGATCGTCGGGGCGGGCGGCTTGCCGCGCTGCGAGATCTGCCAGGCTCGAAAGGCGATCTTCGCTCCGGCGAGGTCGCCGATCGACTCTCCCAGGACCAGCCTGCCGTTGTGGTGGATGCTCGGCTCGATGAAGTAGCCGTCGAACTGGTCCACCACGCACTGCGTCCGCCCCTGGAAGTTCTTCAGGTCCTCCGGAGTCCACCAGTTCTGCAGCCGGCCCTGCGCGTCGTACTGCGCGCCGGAGTCGTCGAATCCATGGCTGATCTCGTGGCCGATCACGACGCCGATCGAGCCGTAGTTCACCGCGTCCGTCGCGTTCATGTCGAACGCCGGCGGCTGCAGGATGCCGGCGGGGAACACGATCTCGTTCAACAGGGGGTTGTAGTAGGCGTTCGACGTCGGTGGCGTCATGCCCCAGCGGCCGCGATCGACCGACTTGCCGATCTGCGCCCAGTCGTCCCGCACCAGAAACCTCTTGCCGGCCGTCAGGTTCGCGAAATGCGCGTCGCGGCGGATGTCGACCTTGCCGTAGTCCTTCCACTTGTCGGGATAGCCGATCTTGGGATTGAACGTGGCGAGCTTCTCGAGCGCCTTCGTCTTCGTTTCCGCCCCCATCCATTCCAGGCCGTCGATCGTCTCCTTCATCCCCGCGAGCAGGTTCTTCACCAGGTCCTGCATCCGCGCCTTGGCCGCCGGCGGGAAGTAACGCTCGACGTACTTCCGGCCCAGCGCCTCCCCCAGGACCTGGTCGGTCGACTCCACGCAGCGCTTCCAGCGCGGCTTGATCTCCTTCGCCCCGCCCAGGTACTTCCCGTAGAACGCCTGGTTCTCGTCCACGAACGCCGCCGAGAGATCCGGCGCCGCCGCGTGGAGCACCTGCCACTTGAGGTAGGTCTTCCACTCCGGCAGGGGGGTCTCGCCGAGCCGACGGTCCACCTCCTGCAGGAACTTCGGCTCCCGCACGTTCAGGTCGGCCTTCGGCAGGCGGCCGGCCTTGAAATATCCGTCCCAGTCGAGCCGCGGCGCGAGCTTTTGCAGATCGGCGAAGCGGGTCTTGTGGTCGGTGTTCTTCGGGTCGCGCAGCGCCACGTTGTCGAGCGACGCGTCGGCCAGCTTCGTCTCGAAGCCGAACACCGTCTCCGCCGCCTTGGCCGCCGCCGCCTCGTCGTACCCCGCCAGCCCGAACAGGTTGGCGACGTGGGCCCGGTACTTCTCCCGCGCCTCCTTGAAGCGATCCTCGGTCTTGAAATAGTAGTCCCGGTCCGGCAGTCCGAGGCCGGCCGCGTAGATGTTGGCGACGACCTGTGTCGGCTCGTGGTTGTCCGAGTTGGCCCCCAGGCCGAACGGCACGAAGATCCCCTGCTCGTGCAGCCGCACGATCATCCTCTGCACGTCCGCCCGGCCCTTCATCGAGTCGATGTCGGCCAGAAGCGGCTCGACCGGCGTGATTCCCAGCGCATCGACGCGCGCCTGGTCCATGCACGCCCCGTAGTAGTCGCTGATCTGCTGCTCGACGCTCCCCTTCCTCCAGTCCTTCTTCGCCGACACCTCCTCGAGGATCGTCTTCAGCTGATCCTTGGCCGTCTCCCCCGCCGCCCAGCGCCGGCTCCAGCGCGTCATCGAGTCCGGAATCGGGTTGGCGGCCCGCCAGCTCCCGTTGGCGTAGTCGTAGAAGTTGCTGCACGGATCGGCGTTGCGATCCATGTCGCCGACGTACACCCCGCGCATCTCCTCCGTGCTGCCGAATGCGGGCGCGCAGAGAAGGGCCATGACCCCAAGGACCATCACGGTTCGCATGTCCATCGTTCCTCTCGGGAATAGGGTGGCGCCGCTCCGGCAGGCAGAGACGGCAGGTTCGGATCCCGGCGCATTCTGGCCCAATCCGCAGGATGAAACAAGCCGGGTTCGGATGGCAGGGTAGCGGTTCCCAGGCGACTGCCGCCTGATAGACTGCGCCCGGACATCCCTACTCTGGAGAGATGCATGCGCATGCGATCGTCCCTCGTGTTCGCCGCGGCCCTGGCAGTGGCACTGGCGGGCGGCCTCGCACCCTCCCGCGGCCTCGCCGCCACCGGGGCCCCGACTCCCTCGGCCGCCGCCGAAGCCTCCCCTCCCATCTACGAGATCGCCTTCCAGGAGGCCTGGATCCCGATGCGGGACGGCGTCCGGCTGGCCGCCGACCTGTACCTGCCGAAGGGGGGGAAGCCGAAGGACCGCTTTCCGGTCCTGCTCGAGTACCTGCCGTATCGCAAGACCGAGGGGCGCGGCGAGCGGCCCGGTCTGTACGGCTACTTCGTGAAGCGCGGTTACGCGGTGGCGCGCGTCGACATCCGGGGGACCGGCAACAGCGAGGGGCGCCTCAT
This window harbors:
- a CDS encoding proline dehydrogenase family protein, translating into MGLIRSAFLAGSQSRWLRERAVRYGFVKRAVARFMPGEDLAAALAAARRLREKGMGSVLTYLGENVAALGEAQQVTRHYLDVLARNKEMGLDAEVSVKLTQLGLDLDPAACEAGLSSLLERARADGTWIWIDMESTAYTDATLDIYRRAKARFPNVGVCVQAYLHRTARDLDGLIPLGGGLRLVKGAYREPPDKAFPRKTDVDANYLVLARRLLEKEARRAGVRVIFGTHDSAMIRSIQEAARGAGLKPCEVEFQMLYGIRREEQERLAAQGHAFRVLISYGDAWFPWYMRRLAERPANVLFVLKNLFAR
- a CDS encoding DUF6600 domain-containing protein, whose amino-acid sequence is MMIRRWGGIGAILIGCALAGACVTTGTSYHETVSMGTTAPIARPGGWDQPFYNDLAPHGRWVFVTGPGWVWSPDNVQVGWRPYQVGHWVYTDYGWTWASDEEWGWAVYHYGRWHLDNSFGWVWVPGTEWGPAWVAWHEGGGYVGWAPLPWQVTVRAGVGLDWGGVSVSISPSWWCFASTRYLVDPGLRTRIVPVERNTALIRVTQNVTNYTYIDSRVINQGVRVEKVGRAVGHTIPRYRVAQDDAPEVSRGGKVRGQDFVVYRADPVRGRNSRGRGPDGRDQDDRSGRGRVTEERDPRGQDEREVRGRDQNPGDDAPQERDARDEDWRNRGPKDRVAPPGRDDRDRARDDRPGRPTTEADTQESQPEDTQAPPDNTPPATNRGQERKDQGRDSHPSRGRRLMDDLMGKQPPARSPQRSSPAQSGGSSAGPSEPDSPSDPGNRPGTTTPPAKSDPVKTQPAQESARDKAKPGGDTGKGRKPKQDAPKSDKAGDAKPDDDKPKENRQDRKY
- a CDS encoding M13 family metallopeptidase, with amino-acid sequence MDMRTVMVLGVMALLCAPAFGSTEEMRGVYVGDMDRNADPCSNFYDYANGSWRAANPIPDSMTRWSRRWAAGETAKDQLKTILEEVSAKKDWRKGSVEQQISDYYGACMDQARVDALGITPVEPLLADIDSMKGRADVQRMIVRLHEQGIFVPFGLGANSDNHEPTQVVANIYAAGLGLPDRDYYFKTEDRFKEAREKYRAHVANLFGLAGYDEAAAAKAAETVFGFETKLADASLDNVALRDPKNTDHKTRFADLQKLAPRLDWDGYFKAGRLPKADLNVREPKFLQEVDRRLGETPLPEWKTYLKWQVLHAAAPDLSAAFVDENQAFYGKYLGGAKEIKPRWKRCVESTDQVLGEALGRKYVERYFPPAAKARMQDLVKNLLAGMKETIDGLEWMGAETKTKALEKLATFNPKIGYPDKWKDYGKVDIRRDAHFANLTAGKRFLVRDDWAQIGKSVDRGRWGMTPPTSNAYYNPLLNEIVFPAGILQPPAFDMNATDAVNYGSIGVVIGHEISHGFDDSGAQYDAQGRLQNWWTPEDLKNFQGRTQCVVDQFDGYFIEPSIHHNGRLVLGESIGDLAGAKIAFRAWQISQRGKPPAPTIDGFTPEQQFFVAWGQFRGDAIRPETQRLMVQSDPHPVAKYRVIGPLSNLTAFYDAFSCKDGASMVRPAGTLCEVW